The following DNA comes from Cellulophaga sp. HaHa_2_95.
ACAACACTAAAGGAGGACTACGCATTGATGATTCAGAAGTCCTATCAGAACAAATCTAAACAGAGTAGACTAATGTTCTTACTTTCGTCAGAAAGTTTCTTCCAGGGCTTTAAACGGCTTCAGTACATGAAGCAATACACCAAATACAGAAAAGAACAAGGAGAGCAGATTCTTTCAAAAACAGATGAGCTTAATTCTTTGAATGAAACACTTATTGCTCAGCGCAAAACAAAAGATCTTTTAATCGCAGAAAATACTGCTGCAAAAAAAGAATTGGAAGTAGAAAAGAAAACACAAAATACACTTTTGAGTACCATCCGAAAAAATGAAAGCAAGTATACGGCTACGATTAAACAGAAAGAAAAAGAAGCTCGTAAGATAGATAAACAAATAGAGGGCTTGATAAAGAGCGCCATTGTAAGTTCTAATAAGAAAGTAGGAAACACAACCAAATCAGACAAATTTGTTTTGACGCCTGAAGCTACTGTCATTGCTAATAATTTCTCTTCGAATAAAGGAAAACTTATTTGGCCCGTAGAAAAAGGAATAAAAAGCATTGGATTTGGGGTCTATAATGATGCGGTATACCCAGGAATAAAACACCAGAACAATGGTGTCATCATCGCAACTGATCAGGGCGCTAAAGCGCGTGCAATTTTTGAAGGAGAAGTTATTGCTGTAATTAGTGTGCCTGGTGGTAATAAAGGAGTGCAAATGAAGCACGGTAACTACATAAGTACTTATTACAACTTATCTTCTGTCTATGTTACAAAAGGAGATCATATAAAAGCAAAAGCTGAGCTTGGCGAAGTTTTCACAAATACTAGCAATAATCAAACGTTGTTGAAATTTTATTTGTATCAAGATACTTCAAGGCTTAACCCCGAAGAATGGATTTATAAGCTTTAAAAACAAGACATAAAAAAACCTCAGCAAGTGAGGTTTTTTTATGTTATTTATTAGTCTCATCGGCT
Coding sequences within:
- a CDS encoding murein hydrolase activator EnvC, yielding MSSIKTYPHFFVFIALLLCGLQASYSQTTEQKNLEAKRERLQNEIREINRLLYAEKKEKGNVLDQMNALDKKISVRQQLIRVTNEQSNLLNRQLNANVRNISKLKNELTTLKEDYALMIQKSYQNKSKQSRLMFLLSSESFFQGFKRLQYMKQYTKYRKEQGEQILSKTDELNSLNETLIAQRKTKDLLIAENTAAKKELEVEKKTQNTLLSTIRKNESKYTATIKQKEKEARKIDKQIEGLIKSAIVSSNKKVGNTTKSDKFVLTPEATVIANNFSSNKGKLIWPVEKGIKSIGFGVYNDAVYPGIKHQNNGVIIATDQGAKARAIFEGEVIAVISVPGGNKGVQMKHGNYISTYYNLSSVYVTKGDHIKAKAELGEVFTNTSNNQTLLKFYLYQDTSRLNPEEWIYKL